From the genome of Arthrobacter alpinus, one region includes:
- a CDS encoding ATP-binding protein, giving the protein MSTQAQAGLFSLDDLTIDDAGTRPGFRLHRLELLNWGTFNKDVRTFRLDGENSLLTGDIGSGKSTVVDAITTLLLPANKIEYNKAAGAQKKERSLMSYVRGFHKSARSGIGDTSRPVALRGPGTYSVVLGVFHNATLDKTVTLAITLWATQEAGQPTRFYSIAEGEQSIKGDFSDFGADIAKLKRRLRNDGTAIFDVFEKYGASFKRHFGIGSSQAMDLFHRTVSMKQVENITHFVRTNMLEEDDVETRIKNLLHHFEDLKKAHDAVLRAKDQIRMLEPVRDNAARHASLTVDYENAHQQREQLSPWFTTRKLELSEAHLLELERASAKVEEQQTAMTAEVGRLNLELADLRDDIRNSGGGRIAAIEGELARLSIESGAQRGRYSSYSEAAKVLGLFEPEDQVVFDANAAALPGVEKHLAEANAELQEQRTALDRQRSEATEQAAEYKEELKSLLNRQNLLPGWLISLRQRLCDGTGITEAELPFAGELLKVRDSEAAWEGAAERTLHGFALSLLVTGKHYAAVSNWVDSNNLRARLVYLKVPDISSPRTASAGTLAAKLNIKPGTPLREFLLDELGHRFDHQCCEAMDEFRRYPKALTINGQLKGGGGRHEKDDRKALTDRSTYVLGWDNHDKIARLRSALDQAEGQVRTAADGLGRIDAQLGNLGRQQQHIGTVTAVGSFAGLDWRTTVRTMENLAQEKAVLESSSDILRELTERETATKARLDKASKKLSNLAERIGATKNSIQGITEQIADCRDSLAEAPLTSDAGLLAEVGRLAQAALESETLTYKNTSKIESKVRDKLTASIDALNRQVIRAAETTIRFMSDFCNKYPSETTELDASLESAGEFNKILGQLVDNDLPRFAERFKESLTQNTIHEIVAFNAFLDARKQDIVSRIGEINESLARIEYNPGRHIQLEPQPTSDPEVREFGTELRACSEGSIGAQEQYSEQKFLQVEALVERFRGREGRTSLDERWTAKVTDVRNWFTFSASEKWTETGEEHEHFTDSGGKSGGQKEKLAYTILAAALAFQFGIAAGPGNQRSFRFVVIDEAFGRGSDDSAKYGLELFKRLKLQLLIVTPLQKIHVIEPFVANVGFVANEAGDDSQLRNMTIHEYRAERDKRGS; this is encoded by the coding sequence ATGAGCACGCAGGCACAGGCGGGCCTCTTCAGCCTCGACGACCTGACCATTGACGACGCCGGCACCCGCCCGGGATTCCGGCTGCACCGTCTGGAGCTGCTGAACTGGGGCACGTTCAACAAGGATGTGCGCACGTTCCGGCTCGACGGCGAGAACAGCCTGTTGACGGGCGACATCGGTTCCGGGAAGTCGACGGTGGTGGATGCCATCACCACGCTGCTGCTGCCGGCCAACAAGATTGAGTACAACAAGGCTGCGGGTGCGCAGAAGAAGGAACGCAGCCTGATGTCATACGTGCGCGGCTTCCACAAGAGCGCCCGCAGCGGCATTGGCGACACCTCCCGGCCCGTGGCACTACGCGGTCCCGGCACATATTCGGTGGTGCTGGGCGTTTTCCACAATGCCACCCTGGACAAGACGGTCACGCTGGCCATTACGCTGTGGGCCACGCAGGAAGCCGGTCAGCCCACCCGCTTCTACTCCATCGCGGAGGGGGAGCAGTCCATCAAGGGCGACTTCTCCGACTTTGGCGCGGACATTGCGAAGCTGAAGCGGCGGCTGCGCAACGACGGCACGGCCATCTTTGACGTGTTTGAAAAGTATGGGGCCTCGTTCAAGCGCCACTTCGGCATCGGCTCCTCCCAGGCCATGGACCTGTTCCACCGCACTGTGTCCATGAAGCAGGTGGAAAACATCACCCACTTTGTGCGCACCAACATGCTGGAGGAGGACGATGTTGAAACCCGCATCAAAAACCTGCTCCACCACTTTGAGGACCTGAAAAAGGCCCACGACGCCGTATTGCGCGCCAAAGACCAGATCCGCATGCTGGAACCTGTCCGGGACAACGCCGCCCGTCACGCCTCGCTAACCGTTGACTACGAGAATGCGCACCAGCAACGCGAGCAGCTTTCCCCCTGGTTCACCACCCGCAAGCTGGAACTCAGCGAAGCCCACCTGTTGGAATTGGAACGCGCCAGCGCCAAGGTGGAGGAACAGCAGACCGCCATGACTGCGGAGGTTGGACGGCTCAACCTCGAGCTGGCGGACCTGCGAGATGACATCCGCAACAGCGGCGGCGGCCGGATTGCCGCCATTGAAGGCGAGCTGGCCCGGCTATCCATCGAGTCCGGCGCCCAGCGCGGCCGCTACAGCTCATACTCTGAAGCAGCCAAGGTTCTGGGCCTGTTCGAGCCCGAAGACCAGGTGGTCTTTGACGCCAACGCCGCAGCACTGCCCGGGGTGGAGAAGCACCTGGCCGAGGCCAATGCGGAACTTCAGGAACAGCGCACGGCCCTTGACCGCCAGCGCTCCGAGGCCACGGAGCAGGCGGCAGAGTACAAAGAAGAGCTGAAAAGCCTGCTGAACCGGCAAAACCTGCTGCCCGGCTGGCTGATCTCACTGCGGCAAAGGCTCTGCGACGGAACAGGCATCACCGAGGCGGAGCTGCCCTTTGCCGGCGAGCTGCTCAAGGTCCGCGATTCCGAGGCAGCCTGGGAAGGCGCCGCGGAACGCACACTCCACGGCTTCGCCCTGTCCCTTTTAGTGACCGGCAAGCACTACGCCGCGGTCAGCAACTGGGTTGACTCCAACAACTTGCGCGCCCGGCTGGTGTATCTGAAGGTTCCCGACATTTCCTCCCCGCGCACAGCCTCCGCAGGCACCTTGGCCGCAAAACTGAACATCAAGCCGGGAACACCGTTGCGTGAATTCCTGCTGGATGAGCTGGGCCACCGCTTTGACCACCAATGCTGCGAAGCCATGGATGAATTCCGCCGTTATCCGAAGGCGCTCACCATCAACGGCCAGCTCAAGGGCGGCGGCGGACGCCACGAAAAGGACGACCGCAAGGCGCTCACGGACCGCTCCACGTATGTGCTGGGCTGGGACAACCACGACAAGATTGCCCGGCTGCGCTCCGCCTTGGACCAGGCAGAGGGACAGGTCCGCACGGCTGCCGACGGGCTGGGCCGGATCGACGCCCAGTTGGGCAACCTGGGCCGCCAGCAACAGCACATCGGCACGGTGACCGCCGTTGGAAGTTTTGCCGGGCTGGACTGGCGGACCACGGTGCGCACCATGGAAAACCTGGCCCAGGAGAAGGCCGTTCTGGAGTCATCCAGCGACATCCTGCGCGAACTCACCGAGCGCGAAACCGCAACCAAGGCGCGGCTGGACAAGGCCAGCAAGAAACTCAGCAACCTGGCCGAGCGCATCGGCGCCACCAAAAACAGCATCCAGGGCATCACGGAGCAGATCGCGGATTGCCGGGATTCCCTTGCCGAGGCGCCTTTGACGTCCGACGCCGGACTGCTGGCTGAGGTGGGCAGGCTCGCCCAGGCGGCACTCGAGTCGGAGACCCTCACCTACAAGAACACCTCCAAGATTGAAAGCAAGGTGCGGGACAAACTTACTGCCAGCATCGACGCCCTGAACAGGCAGGTGATCCGGGCAGCGGAGACCACCATCCGGTTTATGTCCGATTTCTGCAACAAATACCCGTCCGAGACCACTGAGCTTGATGCGTCCCTGGAGTCCGCCGGGGAGTTCAACAAGATCCTGGGCCAGCTGGTGGATAACGACCTCCCCCGCTTTGCCGAACGCTTCAAGGAATCTCTGACGCAAAACACCATCCATGAGATCGTGGCTTTCAACGCGTTCCTGGACGCCCGCAAGCAGGACATCGTCTCCCGCATTGGTGAAATCAATGAGTCCCTGGCCCGGATTGAATACAACCCGGGACGGCACATTCAGCTGGAACCGCAGCCAACCTCTGATCCCGAGGTGCGTGAGTTTGGCACCGAGCTGAGGGCCTGCTCCGAGGGATCCATCGGCGCGCAGGAACAGTATTCCGAGCAAAAGTTCCTGCAGGTTGAGGCGCTCGTGGAACGTTTCCGGGGCCGCGAAGGGCGAACCAGCCTGGACGAGCGCTGGACGGCAAAGGTTACTGACGTGCGCAACTGGTTCACGTTCTCAGCCTCGGAAAAATGGACGGAAACCGGTGAGGAACACGAGCATTTCACCGATTCCGGTGGGAAGTCCGGCGGGCAAAAGGAAAAGCTGGCCTACACTATTTTGGCGGCCGCGTTGGCGTTTCAGTTTGGGATTGCGGCAGGCCCGGGCAACCAACGTTCCTTCCGCTTCGTGGTCATTGACGAGGCGTTCGGGCGGGGCTCGGACGATTCGGCCAAATACGGGCTGGAATTGTTCAAACGGCTGAAACTCCAGCTGCTCATTGTGACGCCGTTGCAAAAGATCCACGTCATTGAACCGTTTGTGGCCAATGTGGGCTTTGTGGCCAACGAGGCCGGCGACGATTCTCAGCTGCGCAATATGACCATTCACGAATACCGGGCAGAACGGGACAAGCGTGGTAGCTAA
- a CDS encoding DUF4194 domain-containing protein: MTTISLEECGELQEPASRTPDGLPLVVTKLFKGVVYRDGDERLWQRLMELSAQTRDYVAVLGLELVLDDAEGYAFLRSNPDADAGLPRLIPRRQLTFHVSLLLALLRARLAEFDQQNSETRLIMTSGQIGDMVSVFLPESSNEARILDQLASNIKKVTELGFLRKLRGQDDTYEVARILKAYVDAQWLEEFDARLADYRATLDGDGSAVGPSSGKSSKTAKAATA; this comes from the coding sequence ATGACCACCATCTCCCTCGAAGAATGCGGTGAACTCCAGGAACCGGCCAGCAGAACGCCTGACGGGCTGCCGCTGGTTGTCACCAAGCTGTTCAAGGGCGTCGTGTACCGCGACGGTGATGAGCGGCTGTGGCAGCGGCTCATGGAACTCTCCGCCCAAACCCGTGATTACGTGGCAGTTTTGGGCCTGGAACTGGTCCTCGACGACGCCGAAGGGTACGCGTTCCTGCGCTCCAACCCCGACGCCGACGCCGGCCTCCCCCGCCTCATACCCCGGCGCCAGCTCACCTTCCACGTCAGCCTCCTACTGGCCCTGCTGCGCGCCCGGCTGGCCGAATTTGACCAGCAAAACAGCGAAACCCGCCTCATCATGACCTCCGGACAGATTGGTGACATGGTCTCCGTGTTCCTCCCCGAATCCAGCAACGAGGCCCGCATCCTTGACCAGCTTGCCAGCAACATCAAAAAGGTCACCGAGCTGGGCTTCCTGCGCAAACTCCGCGGCCAGGACGACACCTATGAGGTGGCCCGCATCCTGAAGGCCTACGTTGACGCCCAGTGGCTCGAGGAATTCGATGCCCGCCTCGCCGACTACCGGGCAACTCTGGACGGTGACGGATCCGCCGTCGGACCTTCATCAGGTAAGTCATCCAAAACAGCAAAGGCGGCCACGGCATGA
- a CDS encoding NAD(P)-binding domain-containing protein, with the protein MTLRVGIIGAGPSGMAQLRAFESARKKGADIPEIMCFEKQGDWGGQWNSSWRTGLDEHGEPVHSSMYRHLWSNGPKECLEFSDYSFDEHFGRAISSFPPREVLFDYIKGRVEKSDVRKYVQFNTVARHTSYNAETEEFTLTVENLANGTTTDHVFDKLVVSTGHFSIPEVPEFKGINSFPGEVLHAHDFRGAERFAAKNLLMIGSSYSAEDIGMQAHKMGAASVTFSYRTAPMGFDWPENTVERPLVTHFKGRTAHFSDGTQGEFDAVVLCTGYQHKYPFLPSELTLKSKNVLYPANLYKGVVWQQNTNLFYLGAQDQYYTFNMFDAQAWYARDVMIGAIELPSLAEREADIQLWLERQSALPDHNAEADFQSDYLRELIAATDYPPFDLDSVSQLFKDWMSHKETDILGYRDMVHRSVVTGTMATKHHTRWLNAMDDSLGRYLHGPSQDVDTGTLAAVTGEFSAK; encoded by the coding sequence ATGACATTGCGAGTCGGAATCATTGGTGCGGGCCCCAGTGGCATGGCACAACTGCGGGCATTTGAATCAGCGCGCAAAAAAGGTGCTGACATCCCGGAGATCATGTGCTTTGAGAAGCAGGGCGACTGGGGCGGGCAGTGGAACAGCAGCTGGCGAACGGGCCTGGATGAGCACGGCGAGCCGGTGCACTCCAGCATGTACCGTCACCTGTGGTCCAACGGCCCCAAGGAATGCCTGGAATTCTCCGACTACTCCTTCGACGAGCACTTTGGCCGCGCCATCTCCTCCTTCCCCCCGCGCGAGGTCCTCTTTGACTACATCAAGGGCCGCGTCGAAAAGTCCGACGTCCGCAAGTATGTTCAGTTCAACACCGTGGCCCGGCACACCAGCTACAACGCCGAAACCGAAGAGTTCACGTTGACCGTGGAGAACTTGGCGAACGGCACCACCACCGACCACGTCTTTGACAAGCTCGTCGTGTCCACGGGCCACTTCTCCATCCCTGAGGTCCCCGAGTTCAAGGGCATCAACTCCTTCCCCGGCGAGGTCCTGCACGCCCACGACTTCCGCGGCGCCGAGCGGTTCGCCGCAAAGAACCTACTCATGATCGGCAGCAGCTACTCCGCCGAGGACATTGGCATGCAGGCCCACAAGATGGGCGCGGCATCGGTCACCTTCAGCTACCGCACCGCCCCCATGGGCTTTGACTGGCCCGAAAACACCGTTGAGCGCCCACTCGTCACCCATTTTAAGGGCCGCACTGCGCATTTCTCGGACGGCACCCAGGGCGAGTTTGACGCCGTCGTACTATGCACCGGGTACCAGCACAAGTACCCGTTCCTGCCCAGCGAGTTGACGCTGAAATCCAAGAACGTGCTGTATCCGGCCAATCTCTACAAGGGCGTGGTGTGGCAGCAGAACACCAATCTGTTCTACCTTGGCGCGCAGGACCAGTACTACACCTTCAACATGTTCGACGCGCAGGCCTGGTACGCCCGCGACGTCATGATCGGCGCGATTGAGCTGCCGTCGCTGGCCGAGCGTGAGGCGGACATCCAGCTCTGGCTCGAGCGCCAGAGCGCGCTGCCGGACCACAACGCCGAGGCGGATTTCCAGTCGGACTACCTGCGTGAGCTCATCGCCGCCACCGACTACCCGCCGTTCGACCTTGACTCGGTGTCGCAGCTGTTCAAAGACTGGATGAGCCACAAGGAAACCGACATCCTGGGCTACCGGGACATGGTCCACCGCTCCGTGGTCACCGGCACCATGGCCACCAAGCACCACACTCGCTGGCTCAACGCCATGGATGATTCGCTGGGGCGCTACCTCCACGGCCCGTCCCAGGACGTGGACACCGGCACTCTGGCCGCCGTCACCGGGGAGTTCAGCGCCAAATAG
- a CDS encoding response regulator, which produces MSIRLMAVALSNREFVSSHARFTGVGEAHTGAEAVALIEKLGPDVILLDFYLPDFTGLEVLTRLSMNLSSQLEVIAVTAARDLDSVRAARAKGVRHYLVKPFMASALFERLDEVARQYDTVRRTSRGRLLDQQSVDVIIASTGERHVPPPKGLSEVTLQRVHLALQSAGTGVCATELAELVGMSRVAARRYLEHLVDAGRATLTPRYGGAGRPENRYRSAPEKP; this is translated from the coding sequence ATGTCGATCCGGCTCATGGCGGTGGCCCTGAGCAACCGCGAATTCGTCTCTTCGCACGCCCGCTTCACTGGTGTGGGGGAGGCCCATACAGGAGCGGAGGCAGTGGCGCTCATCGAAAAGCTCGGGCCCGACGTCATCCTGCTGGACTTCTACCTGCCCGACTTCACCGGGCTGGAGGTGCTCACGCGCCTCAGCATGAACCTCAGTAGCCAGCTCGAGGTAATTGCAGTCACGGCTGCCCGGGATCTGGATAGCGTACGCGCTGCCCGGGCCAAAGGTGTTAGGCACTACCTGGTCAAGCCGTTCATGGCCTCCGCCTTGTTCGAACGACTCGACGAGGTCGCACGGCAATATGACACTGTCCGCAGGACGTCCCGGGGCAGGCTCCTGGACCAGCAAAGCGTGGACGTCATCATCGCCAGCACCGGTGAACGTCATGTGCCCCCGCCCAAAGGGCTCTCCGAAGTCACGCTCCAGCGAGTCCACCTTGCCCTCCAGTCCGCGGGAACAGGTGTCTGTGCCACCGAGCTGGCCGAACTGGTGGGAATGTCGCGCGTGGCGGCCAGGCGCTATCTGGAACACCTCGTGGATGCGGGCAGGGCAACCCTCACCCCTCGCTATGGCGGGGCCGGGCGCCCCGAAAACCGGTATAGGAGTGCCCCGGAAAAACCGTGA
- a CDS encoding DUF3375 domain-containing protein — MDYFSINSLRENHAGWSLLRAQNAPLALTFFMTAFTDPNQRNLGRQDLIDVLDDVLFSLRDSLGEDRFPRTAGEYLDDWAEPDKAWLRKFYAENRDEPVYDLTAATEDVIRWVESLRGRDFVPTQSRLSSIFNLLKALVHGSETDPEARLAELQRQRDDIDVQMEQIRSGTIPVMTGPEAVDHFHQLTTQAKDLLSDFREVETNFRRLDRNLREQISMWEGGQGDLLESIFSSQQDISGSLQGRTFQGFWDYLMSPQLRSELHELLERATQIQALATQDGLNSITSMQKDWLPAVEQTQSTVRQLSAQIRRLLDDKVFLENKRIMALIRNIESGAVAVRATPPTGVFAELTGHDVPVALPFERPLYEPSRQVAIDDAVSVAEDLDVDAKALFDQFYVDQQRLEANIDAVLADAEQATLADVTDAYPLSQGLAEIVSYFQLATESTSAVIDPDTEQTLSWTLPDGSLREATVEKIIFVRPS, encoded by the coding sequence ATGGACTACTTTTCGATCAATTCCCTGCGTGAGAACCACGCCGGATGGTCCCTGCTCCGCGCCCAAAACGCACCCCTGGCCCTGACGTTTTTCATGACAGCCTTCACCGACCCCAACCAGCGGAACCTGGGCCGCCAGGATCTCATTGACGTCCTTGACGATGTCCTGTTCAGCCTGCGGGACTCCCTCGGAGAGGACAGGTTCCCGCGGACGGCCGGCGAGTACCTTGACGACTGGGCCGAACCGGACAAGGCCTGGCTGCGAAAGTTCTACGCTGAAAACCGGGATGAGCCCGTCTACGACCTCACCGCCGCCACCGAGGACGTCATTCGATGGGTCGAGTCCTTACGGGGCCGCGACTTTGTACCCACCCAGTCACGCCTATCCAGCATCTTCAACCTTTTGAAGGCCCTGGTCCACGGCTCGGAAACAGACCCCGAGGCAAGGCTGGCTGAATTGCAGCGCCAACGCGATGACATCGACGTCCAAATGGAGCAGATCCGTTCAGGAACCATCCCGGTCATGACAGGCCCGGAAGCCGTGGACCATTTCCACCAGCTCACCACCCAGGCCAAGGACCTGCTCTCCGACTTCCGGGAGGTGGAGACGAACTTCCGCAGGCTGGACCGCAACCTCCGCGAGCAAATTTCCATGTGGGAGGGCGGCCAGGGCGACCTCCTGGAATCCATCTTCTCCTCCCAACAGGACATCAGCGGTTCCTTGCAGGGCCGCACCTTTCAGGGTTTTTGGGACTACCTCATGTCCCCGCAGCTGCGCTCCGAACTGCACGAACTGCTGGAGCGCGCCACCCAAATCCAGGCCCTCGCCACGCAGGACGGCCTGAACTCGATCACCTCGATGCAGAAGGACTGGCTGCCCGCCGTCGAGCAAACCCAGTCCACGGTGCGCCAACTCTCGGCCCAAATCCGGCGCCTGCTCGACGACAAGGTGTTCCTTGAAAACAAGCGCATCATGGCGCTGATCCGCAACATCGAATCCGGCGCCGTCGCAGTCCGCGCCACCCCGCCCACCGGAGTGTTTGCCGAGCTCACCGGCCACGACGTGCCCGTCGCGCTGCCTTTCGAGCGGCCCCTCTACGAGCCCAGCCGGCAGGTGGCCATCGACGACGCCGTCAGCGTCGCCGAAGACCTCGACGTGGACGCCAAGGCGCTCTTTGACCAGTTCTATGTTGACCAGCAAAGGCTCGAAGCCAACATTGACGCTGTCCTCGCGGACGCCGAACAGGCCACACTCGCGGACGTCACCGACGCCTACCCGCTCAGCCAGGGCCTGGCCGAGATCGTCAGCTACTTCCAGCTCGCCACAGAATCCACGTCCGCAGTCATTGACCCGGACACGGAACAGACCCTTTCCTGGACGCTACCCGATGGCAGCCTCCGCGAAGCCACCGTCGAAAAAATCATCTTTGTGAGGCCGTCATGA
- a CDS encoding UPF0158 family protein, protein MALENHFMDYDTFFWMDPATGRIQLWGEEAADEADAEGWDIEDRGGVRIEAIDSFEVFGDMEAFIFSVKDPHCRAELARSIDRSKPFRHFKDALHQFPQEQTDWNEFHDAIMKVRAIEWLRDNGLVESAEAEATVVQLRPIA, encoded by the coding sequence ATGGCACTGGAAAACCATTTCATGGACTACGACACCTTCTTCTGGATGGACCCTGCCACCGGCCGGATTCAACTGTGGGGCGAAGAAGCTGCAGACGAAGCCGACGCCGAAGGCTGGGACATCGAGGATCGCGGCGGCGTCCGCATCGAGGCCATTGATTCCTTCGAGGTCTTCGGGGACATGGAGGCGTTCATTTTCAGCGTGAAGGACCCGCATTGCCGGGCCGAACTCGCCCGGTCAATCGACCGCAGCAAACCATTCCGGCATTTCAAGGACGCGCTGCACCAATTCCCGCAGGAGCAAACCGATTGGAACGAATTCCATGACGCGATCATGAAAGTCAGGGCCATCGAATGGTTGCGGGACAACGGCCTGGTGGAATCTGCCGAGGCTGAGGCAACCGTGGTCCAGCTCCGCCCCATCGCCTGA
- a CDS encoding ribonuclease J: MRRTARQTPPALAEGAMRIVALGGLGEIGRNMTVFEFAGKLLIVDCGVLFPEEHHPGVDLILPDFSYLKDRWQDVVGLVLTHGHEDHIGGVPYLLKHRADIPVISAKLTLAFLKTKLEEHRIKGKLIQVKEGDRRKYGPFDVEFLAVNHSIPDGLAVAIRTPAGLVLETGDFKMDQFPLDKRITDLAGFARLGEEGVDLFMPDSTNAEVPGFLAAEADLIPAIDQVMRTAPRRVVVSSFASHVHRIQQIIDSAHKYNRKIAFVGRSMVRNMTTARELGYLKIPRGMLVDAKELAKMDATKAVLICTGSQGEPMAALARMANGDHQINLTEGDTVLLASSMVPGNESSIYRLINDLTKQGANVIHKGNAKVHVSGHASAGELVYCYNLVRPKNVMPVHGEYRHLKANAALAVRTGVDPKNAFIVDDGTALDLKDGVVKISGSVPAAYVYVENMVAGAATEESLQDRIRLAQDGAVTVLLIVNPDTGKIEEDPEYFAVGFNLTDKDIEKATGIVEKTVAGLRGEKTGHGAEKAIADALLRWSDRALRRKPVYTVIIVEA; encoded by the coding sequence ATGAGAAGAACCGCCCGCCAGACCCCGCCCGCCCTTGCCGAAGGGGCAATGCGCATCGTCGCCCTCGGAGGTTTGGGGGAGATCGGCCGCAACATGACCGTCTTCGAATTTGCAGGAAAGCTGTTGATCGTTGACTGCGGGGTGCTCTTCCCTGAGGAGCACCATCCCGGCGTGGACTTGATCCTGCCTGATTTCTCCTACCTGAAGGACCGTTGGCAGGACGTTGTGGGCCTGGTGCTCACTCACGGGCACGAGGACCACATCGGCGGCGTGCCGTACCTGCTCAAGCACCGCGCCGACATCCCCGTCATTTCCGCCAAGCTGACCCTGGCCTTCCTCAAGACCAAACTTGAAGAACACCGGATCAAGGGCAAACTGATCCAGGTCAAGGAAGGGGACCGTCGCAAGTACGGCCCGTTCGACGTCGAATTCCTGGCCGTCAACCACTCCATCCCCGACGGCCTGGCCGTTGCCATCCGTACCCCTGCCGGCTTGGTGTTGGAAACCGGCGACTTCAAGATGGACCAGTTCCCGCTGGACAAGCGCATCACCGACCTGGCCGGCTTTGCCCGGCTGGGCGAGGAAGGCGTGGACCTGTTCATGCCCGACTCCACCAACGCCGAGGTCCCCGGCTTCCTGGCCGCCGAGGCCGACCTGATCCCGGCCATCGACCAGGTCATGCGCACGGCCCCGCGCCGCGTGGTGGTTTCCAGCTTCGCCAGCCACGTGCACCGCATCCAGCAGATCATCGATTCCGCGCACAAGTACAACCGCAAGATCGCGTTTGTGGGCCGCTCCATGGTCCGCAACATGACCACTGCCCGCGAACTTGGCTACTTGAAGATTCCGCGCGGCATGCTGGTCGACGCCAAGGAACTGGCCAAGATGGACGCCACCAAGGCCGTCCTGATCTGCACAGGTTCGCAGGGCGAGCCCATGGCAGCCCTGGCACGGATGGCCAACGGAGACCACCAGATCAACCTGACCGAGGGCGACACCGTCCTGCTGGCCAGCTCCATGGTGCCCGGCAACGAGTCCTCGATTTACCGTCTCATCAACGACCTGACCAAGCAGGGCGCCAATGTGATTCACAAGGGCAACGCGAAGGTCCACGTCTCCGGGCACGCCAGCGCCGGCGAACTGGTCTACTGCTACAATCTGGTGCGCCCCAAGAACGTCATGCCGGTGCACGGCGAATACCGCCACCTGAAGGCGAACGCGGCACTGGCCGTACGCACCGGCGTCGACCCGAAGAACGCGTTCATCGTTGACGACGGCACGGCGCTGGACCTCAAGGACGGCGTCGTCAAGATTAGCGGTTCCGTCCCCGCCGCCTACGTGTACGTGGAGAACATGGTTGCCGGTGCGGCCACCGAGGAGTCCTTGCAGGACCGGATCCGCCTGGCCCAGGACGGCGCCGTCACGGTGTTGCTGATCGTCAATCCCGACACCGGCAAGATCGAAGAGGACCCGGAGTACTTTGCGGTGGGCTTCAACCTCACCGACAAGGACATCGAGAAGGCCACTGGCATCGTGGAAAAGACGGTTGCCGGGCTCCGCGGTGAAAAGACCGGCCACGGCGCCGAAAAGGCCATTGCCGACGCCCTGCTGCGCTGGTCGGACCGCGCCCTGCGACGCAAGCCGGTTTACACGGTCATCATCGTAGAAGCGTAA